A genome region from Festucalex cinctus isolate MCC-2025b chromosome 17, RoL_Fcin_1.0, whole genome shotgun sequence includes the following:
- the LOC144005119 gene encoding ubiquitin carboxyl-terminal hydrolase 42-like isoform X1, with amino-acid sequence MTIVDRSSENSDHESVGCKRSPFTSGDGMDSSCSSSWAVGPTLPSDSPRLKVPGGCLGPMPGAVVYNSTPSSVDRPKEQVLCSGDGIDVPQKVLFSPERLSLKWNQVHRIGAGLQNMGNTCFLNSALQCLTYTPPFATYMLSREHSKTCHEPGFCMMCTMQNHIIQVFANSGNVIKPLGVLNELKRIAKHFRYGSQEDAHEFIRYTVDAMQKSCLPGTKLDRQTQATTFIHQVFGGYLRSRVKCLNCKAVSDTFDPFLDITLEIKMAPSVSKALEQFVKPEQLDGENAYKCSKCKKMVTASKRFTIHRSSNVLTLSLKRFANFSGGKITKDVKYPEHLDLRPFMSQSQGEPQLYGLFAVLVHSGFSCHAGHYFCYIKASNGQWFQMNDSSVTVSDIRSVLNQQAYVLFYIKSCDRQKEGDYGYMAHNSAVPGQSSPRPIVISRINTINHLNNVGFIGPLLPPHMTKNSLHMNGNGCLRDCPKPSTSSSVAGTPNHSAAASSSMSHLAGQPSLIPEHEKRLKLSFCNGQGKPNRLASSSSSSSSSSASCSSAASACSSSASSSQSTSDACFIPRQLKHVNGTPRSNGDHQGGGSGSSFLVPYSQELSEESDEENGGSLGNGCSGESHLNGSKRTRNDFANGDSDAHHHGNGLNGISHSIAETIQNGHHYGLQKVNGHNSAEKIPVASDESLSSERTLTLTVNGIDTGHCQPRKEKSQASSAASESQQITPDLRAACVSDAPPQQTACDAAAASTNKTHSSASSESASVSPATSPDSSFAAAGARAPLSKVPVRADEVADVPLTNGSSAAADVKKQLQPAPPPRAYERKSSRERCRDRPYSSDWSRDRDRHYRDRSHEWDSNRYKRDYRDHHYQRNRSCRDPDYYYRDWDSERHWERTGNHPRERDRDRCSHHYHFYYHRSREGRYYQSRSYGHSYRNDSPGRWRWQQDGRDVRGTRDDGRERDHQPKRETNRSAYRPAPPGAEDQNHRRSGRSVTPEERHSRKHKKSKKKKNKDKERYRDHGADSDRGYDVKKKKKRRHQSEQRSPDGRDHEGRSSEERQSRKRRHSNDATQDENNCSPEKRCRVDDDDHDGAAPSHVTSPAAPANGSFHSHLNGYTGNGFSQANVDGPLC; translated from the exons ATGACCATTGTTGACAGATCCTCCGAAAATTCTGACCACGAGTCAGTCGGTTGCAAGAGATCCCCCTTCACCAGTGGAGACGGGATGGACAGCAGCTGTTCCAGCAGTTGGGCGGTGGGCCCCACACTGCCCAGTGACTCTCCGCGATTGAAGGTTCCGGGGGGATGCTTGGGCCCGATGCCTGGCGCTGTCGTCTACAACAGCACGCCTTCCTCTGTGGACAGACCCAAAGAGCAAG TGTTGTGCAGCGGCGATGGCATTGATGTGCCGCAGAAGGTCCTCTTCTCTCCCGAGCGTCTCAGCCTAAAGTGGAACCAGGTCCATCGCATAGGCGCCGGCCTGCAGAACATGGGCAACACTTGTTTCCTCAACTCAGCCCTCCAGTGTCTCACCTACACGCCGCCGTTCGCCACCTACATGCTGTCGCGGGAGCACTCGAAAACAT GTCATGAGCCGGGCTTCTGTATGATGTGCACCATGCAAAACCACATCATTCAGGTTTTTGCCAACTCTGGGAATGTTATTAAGCCACTTGGTGTGCTGAATGAGCTGAAAA GGATCGCGAAGCATTTTCGCTATGGAAGCCAGGAGGATGCCCATGAATTCATTAGGTACACGGTGGATGCTATGCAAAAGTCCTGCTTACCTGGAACCAA ATTGGACAGGCAAACGCAGGCAACCACTTTCATTCATCAGGTATTTGGTGGCTACCTAAGGTCCAGAG TTAAATGTTTAAACTGCAAAGCAGTCTCTGATACATTCGACCCCTTTCTGGACATCACTCTCGAAATCAAA aTGGCGCCGAGTGTCTCAAAGGCCCTTGAGCAGTTTGTCAAGCCAGAGCAACTGGACGGCGAGAATGCCTACAAGTGCTCCAA GTGCAAAAAAATGGTCACGGCCTCAAAGAGATTCACTATCCATCGCAGTTCCAACGTGCTCACCCTGTCCCTGAAACGCTTTGCCAATTTCAGTGGAGGGAAAATTACAAAA GATGTGAAATATCCCGAGCACCTGGACCTGCGGCCCTTCATGTCCCAGTCGCAAGGAGAGCCCCAGCTTTACGGCCTGTTTGCTGTCCTCGTCCACTCTGGATTCAGCTGCCACGCTGGACACTACTTCTGCTATATTAAG GCAAGCAATGGCCAGTGGTTTCAGATGAACGATTCCTCGGTGACCGTCAGTGACATCAGGTCTGTTCTTAACCAGCAGGCTTATGTCCTCTTCTACATCAA GTCCTGTGATAGACAGAAAGAAGGGGATTATGGGTACATGGCCCATAACTCAGCTGTGCCCGGTCAGTCGTCACCTAGACCGATTGTGATATCCCGCATCAACACCATCAACCATCTCAACAACGTGGGCTTCATCGGACCGCTGCTGCCCCCGCACATGACCAAG AATTCTCTCCACATGAATGGGAACGGGTGTTTGAGGGATTGCCCCAAGCCCAGCACCAGCAGCAGTGTCGCGGGAACACCCAACCACAGCGCGGCCGCCTCTTCTTCCATGTCGCATTTGGCCGGCCAGCCTTCGCTGATCCCAGAGCACGAGAAGCGGCTGAAGCTGTCATTCTGCAACGGCCAAGGCAAACCGAATCGCCTGGCttcttcgtcgtcgtcgtcgtcatcatcatcagccaGCTGCTCCTCCGCCGCCTCGGCCTGCAGCTCTTCAGCGTCCTCCTCCCAGTCTACCTCAGATGCTTGCTTCATCCCACGTCAGCTCAAGCACGTCAACGGCACGCCGCGCAGTAACGGCGATCACCAGGGCGGCGGGAGCGGCTCGTCCTTCTTGGTGCCGTACAGCCAAGAGTTGTCAGAGGAGTCGGACGAAGAGAACGGCGGATCCCTGGGTAACGGCTGCTCAGGGGAGAGTCACCTGAATGGAAGTAAAAGAACAAGGAATGACTTTGCCAACGGGGACTCTGACGCGCACCATCATGGAAACGGTTTAAATGGAATTTCACACAGCATAGCTGAAACCATCCAAAATGGACACCATTATGGACTTCAAAAAGTTAATGGACATAATAGTGCTGAGAAG ATTCCTGTTGCTAGTGATGAAAGTTTGTCATCAGAGAGGACTTTGACTTTGACTGTGAATGGAATCGACACTGGCCACTGTCAACCAAG GAAAGAAAAGTCCCAGGCTAGTTCCGCTGCCAGCGAAAGCCAGCAAATCACTCCCGACCTAAGGGCTGCATGTGTGTCCGATGCCCCGCCTCAGCAAACGGCCTGCGACGCCGCAGCCGCTTCCACCAACAAAACCCATTCATCCGCATCCAGCGAGTCTGCGTCCGTCAGTCCTGCCACCTCGCCCGACTCCTCTTTCGCCGCCGCCGGCGCTCGCGCGCCTCTCTCGAAGGTTCCCGTTCGTGCCGATGAAGTCGCGGATGTCCCGCTGACCAACGGCTCATCGGCAGCAGCCGATGTGAAGAAGCAGCTCCAGCCAGCTCCGCCCCCCAGAGCCTACGAAAGGAAGTCATCGCGGGAAAGGTGTCGCGACCGGCCGTACTCGTCTGACTGGAGCAGGGACAGAGACAGACACTACAGGGACAGGAGTCACGAGTGGGACTCGAATCGCTACAAGCGGGACTACAGAGACCATCATTACCAGCGCAACCGCTCCTGCAGGGATCCCGACTATTACTACCGGGATTGGGACAGCGAGCGTCACTGGGAGCGGACCGGCAACCACCCCAGGGAGCGGGACCGTGATCGCTGCTCGCACCACTACCACTTTTATTACCATCGGTCCAGGGAAGGCCGCTATTACCAGAGCAGGAGTTACGGCCACTCCTACCGCAACGATTCTCCCGGCCGCTGGAGGTGGCAGCAGGACGGCCGGGATGTTCGCGGGACGAGAGACGACGGCAGGGAACGGGACCACCAGCCCAAAAGGGAGACGAACAGGTCGGCGTATCGGCCCGCTCCCCCGGGGGCGGAGGACCAAAATCACCGGAGGAGTGGTCGCTCTGTGACCCCTGAGGAGCGGCACagcagaaaacacaaaaagagcaagaagaagaagaacaaggatAAAGAAAGATACCGGGACCATGG CGCCGACTCGGACCGAGGCTACGacgtaaaaaagaagaaaaagaggcggCACCAGAGCGAGCAGCGCAGCCCGGACGGCCGCGACCACGAAGGCCGCAGCAGCGAGGAGCGCCAATCCCGCAAACGGCGTCACTCCAATGACGCCACACAGGACGAGAACAACTGCTCGCCGGAGAAACGCTGCCGCGTCGACGACGACGACCATGATGGCGCCGCCCCCTCTCACGTCACATCCCCCGCCGCACCTGCAAACGGGTCATTTCACAGCCACCTTAATGGATACACGG GAAACGGTTTCAGCCAAGCCAACGTTGATGGTCCACTGTGCTGA
- the LOC144005119 gene encoding ubiquitin carboxyl-terminal hydrolase 42-like isoform X2, translating into MDSSCSSSWAVGPTLPSDSPRLKVPGGCLGPMPGAVVYNSTPSSVDRPKEQVLCSGDGIDVPQKVLFSPERLSLKWNQVHRIGAGLQNMGNTCFLNSALQCLTYTPPFATYMLSREHSKTCHEPGFCMMCTMQNHIIQVFANSGNVIKPLGVLNELKRIAKHFRYGSQEDAHEFIRYTVDAMQKSCLPGTKLDRQTQATTFIHQVFGGYLRSRVKCLNCKAVSDTFDPFLDITLEIKMAPSVSKALEQFVKPEQLDGENAYKCSKCKKMVTASKRFTIHRSSNVLTLSLKRFANFSGGKITKDVKYPEHLDLRPFMSQSQGEPQLYGLFAVLVHSGFSCHAGHYFCYIKASNGQWFQMNDSSVTVSDIRSVLNQQAYVLFYIKSCDRQKEGDYGYMAHNSAVPGQSSPRPIVISRINTINHLNNVGFIGPLLPPHMTKNSLHMNGNGCLRDCPKPSTSSSVAGTPNHSAAASSSMSHLAGQPSLIPEHEKRLKLSFCNGQGKPNRLASSSSSSSSSSASCSSAASACSSSASSSQSTSDACFIPRQLKHVNGTPRSNGDHQGGGSGSSFLVPYSQELSEESDEENGGSLGNGCSGESHLNGSKRTRNDFANGDSDAHHHGNGLNGISHSIAETIQNGHHYGLQKVNGHNSAEKIPVASDESLSSERTLTLTVNGIDTGHCQPRKEKSQASSAASESQQITPDLRAACVSDAPPQQTACDAAAASTNKTHSSASSESASVSPATSPDSSFAAAGARAPLSKVPVRADEVADVPLTNGSSAAADVKKQLQPAPPPRAYERKSSRERCRDRPYSSDWSRDRDRHYRDRSHEWDSNRYKRDYRDHHYQRNRSCRDPDYYYRDWDSERHWERTGNHPRERDRDRCSHHYHFYYHRSREGRYYQSRSYGHSYRNDSPGRWRWQQDGRDVRGTRDDGRERDHQPKRETNRSAYRPAPPGAEDQNHRRSGRSVTPEERHSRKHKKSKKKKNKDKERYRDHGADSDRGYDVKKKKKRRHQSEQRSPDGRDHEGRSSEERQSRKRRHSNDATQDENNCSPEKRCRVDDDDHDGAAPSHVTSPAAPANGSFHSHLNGYTGNGFSQANVDGPLC; encoded by the exons ATGGACAGCAGCTGTTCCAGCAGTTGGGCGGTGGGCCCCACACTGCCCAGTGACTCTCCGCGATTGAAGGTTCCGGGGGGATGCTTGGGCCCGATGCCTGGCGCTGTCGTCTACAACAGCACGCCTTCCTCTGTGGACAGACCCAAAGAGCAAG TGTTGTGCAGCGGCGATGGCATTGATGTGCCGCAGAAGGTCCTCTTCTCTCCCGAGCGTCTCAGCCTAAAGTGGAACCAGGTCCATCGCATAGGCGCCGGCCTGCAGAACATGGGCAACACTTGTTTCCTCAACTCAGCCCTCCAGTGTCTCACCTACACGCCGCCGTTCGCCACCTACATGCTGTCGCGGGAGCACTCGAAAACAT GTCATGAGCCGGGCTTCTGTATGATGTGCACCATGCAAAACCACATCATTCAGGTTTTTGCCAACTCTGGGAATGTTATTAAGCCACTTGGTGTGCTGAATGAGCTGAAAA GGATCGCGAAGCATTTTCGCTATGGAAGCCAGGAGGATGCCCATGAATTCATTAGGTACACGGTGGATGCTATGCAAAAGTCCTGCTTACCTGGAACCAA ATTGGACAGGCAAACGCAGGCAACCACTTTCATTCATCAGGTATTTGGTGGCTACCTAAGGTCCAGAG TTAAATGTTTAAACTGCAAAGCAGTCTCTGATACATTCGACCCCTTTCTGGACATCACTCTCGAAATCAAA aTGGCGCCGAGTGTCTCAAAGGCCCTTGAGCAGTTTGTCAAGCCAGAGCAACTGGACGGCGAGAATGCCTACAAGTGCTCCAA GTGCAAAAAAATGGTCACGGCCTCAAAGAGATTCACTATCCATCGCAGTTCCAACGTGCTCACCCTGTCCCTGAAACGCTTTGCCAATTTCAGTGGAGGGAAAATTACAAAA GATGTGAAATATCCCGAGCACCTGGACCTGCGGCCCTTCATGTCCCAGTCGCAAGGAGAGCCCCAGCTTTACGGCCTGTTTGCTGTCCTCGTCCACTCTGGATTCAGCTGCCACGCTGGACACTACTTCTGCTATATTAAG GCAAGCAATGGCCAGTGGTTTCAGATGAACGATTCCTCGGTGACCGTCAGTGACATCAGGTCTGTTCTTAACCAGCAGGCTTATGTCCTCTTCTACATCAA GTCCTGTGATAGACAGAAAGAAGGGGATTATGGGTACATGGCCCATAACTCAGCTGTGCCCGGTCAGTCGTCACCTAGACCGATTGTGATATCCCGCATCAACACCATCAACCATCTCAACAACGTGGGCTTCATCGGACCGCTGCTGCCCCCGCACATGACCAAG AATTCTCTCCACATGAATGGGAACGGGTGTTTGAGGGATTGCCCCAAGCCCAGCACCAGCAGCAGTGTCGCGGGAACACCCAACCACAGCGCGGCCGCCTCTTCTTCCATGTCGCATTTGGCCGGCCAGCCTTCGCTGATCCCAGAGCACGAGAAGCGGCTGAAGCTGTCATTCTGCAACGGCCAAGGCAAACCGAATCGCCTGGCttcttcgtcgtcgtcgtcgtcatcatcatcagccaGCTGCTCCTCCGCCGCCTCGGCCTGCAGCTCTTCAGCGTCCTCCTCCCAGTCTACCTCAGATGCTTGCTTCATCCCACGTCAGCTCAAGCACGTCAACGGCACGCCGCGCAGTAACGGCGATCACCAGGGCGGCGGGAGCGGCTCGTCCTTCTTGGTGCCGTACAGCCAAGAGTTGTCAGAGGAGTCGGACGAAGAGAACGGCGGATCCCTGGGTAACGGCTGCTCAGGGGAGAGTCACCTGAATGGAAGTAAAAGAACAAGGAATGACTTTGCCAACGGGGACTCTGACGCGCACCATCATGGAAACGGTTTAAATGGAATTTCACACAGCATAGCTGAAACCATCCAAAATGGACACCATTATGGACTTCAAAAAGTTAATGGACATAATAGTGCTGAGAAG ATTCCTGTTGCTAGTGATGAAAGTTTGTCATCAGAGAGGACTTTGACTTTGACTGTGAATGGAATCGACACTGGCCACTGTCAACCAAG GAAAGAAAAGTCCCAGGCTAGTTCCGCTGCCAGCGAAAGCCAGCAAATCACTCCCGACCTAAGGGCTGCATGTGTGTCCGATGCCCCGCCTCAGCAAACGGCCTGCGACGCCGCAGCCGCTTCCACCAACAAAACCCATTCATCCGCATCCAGCGAGTCTGCGTCCGTCAGTCCTGCCACCTCGCCCGACTCCTCTTTCGCCGCCGCCGGCGCTCGCGCGCCTCTCTCGAAGGTTCCCGTTCGTGCCGATGAAGTCGCGGATGTCCCGCTGACCAACGGCTCATCGGCAGCAGCCGATGTGAAGAAGCAGCTCCAGCCAGCTCCGCCCCCCAGAGCCTACGAAAGGAAGTCATCGCGGGAAAGGTGTCGCGACCGGCCGTACTCGTCTGACTGGAGCAGGGACAGAGACAGACACTACAGGGACAGGAGTCACGAGTGGGACTCGAATCGCTACAAGCGGGACTACAGAGACCATCATTACCAGCGCAACCGCTCCTGCAGGGATCCCGACTATTACTACCGGGATTGGGACAGCGAGCGTCACTGGGAGCGGACCGGCAACCACCCCAGGGAGCGGGACCGTGATCGCTGCTCGCACCACTACCACTTTTATTACCATCGGTCCAGGGAAGGCCGCTATTACCAGAGCAGGAGTTACGGCCACTCCTACCGCAACGATTCTCCCGGCCGCTGGAGGTGGCAGCAGGACGGCCGGGATGTTCGCGGGACGAGAGACGACGGCAGGGAACGGGACCACCAGCCCAAAAGGGAGACGAACAGGTCGGCGTATCGGCCCGCTCCCCCGGGGGCGGAGGACCAAAATCACCGGAGGAGTGGTCGCTCTGTGACCCCTGAGGAGCGGCACagcagaaaacacaaaaagagcaagaagaagaagaacaaggatAAAGAAAGATACCGGGACCATGG CGCCGACTCGGACCGAGGCTACGacgtaaaaaagaagaaaaagaggcggCACCAGAGCGAGCAGCGCAGCCCGGACGGCCGCGACCACGAAGGCCGCAGCAGCGAGGAGCGCCAATCCCGCAAACGGCGTCACTCCAATGACGCCACACAGGACGAGAACAACTGCTCGCCGGAGAAACGCTGCCGCGTCGACGACGACGACCATGATGGCGCCGCCCCCTCTCACGTCACATCCCCCGCCGCACCTGCAAACGGGTCATTTCACAGCCACCTTAATGGATACACGG GAAACGGTTTCAGCCAAGCCAACGTTGATGGTCCACTGTGCTGA